Proteins from one Candidatus Margulisiibacteriota bacterium genomic window:
- a CDS encoding dinitrogenase iron-molybdenum cofactor biosynthesis protein, with protein MKIALPTNNSKIDDHFGHCEYFTVFTVNDNKEIIAEDIIKSPAGCGCKSNIAQTLSQAGVTVMLAGNMGNGAVSVLKSQGIEVYRGCAGYVKTTVNNWLDGNIVDSGDSCQQHEHECHSH; from the coding sequence ATGAAAATCGCATTACCAACAAATAACAGCAAAATAGATGACCATTTTGGACATTGTGAATATTTCACGGTTTTCACAGTGAACGATAACAAGGAGATCATCGCGGAAGATATAATAAAATCACCGGCAGGTTGCGGGTGCAAGTCAAATATTGCACAGACTTTATCCCAGGCGGGGGTAACAGTAATGCTGGCAGGTAATATGGGAAACGGCGCTGTTAGCGTATTAAAAAGCCAGGGAATTGAAGTGTATAGAGGCTGTGCAGGTTATGTAAAAACCACAGTTAATAACTGGCTTGATGGAAACATAGTTGATTCCGGTGATTCGTGTCAGCAGCATGAGCACGAATGCCACTCCCATTAG
- a CDS encoding methyltransferase, translated as MSTNATPIRKGEPMPHKFDPKNIGRLDNPERMKILPPKEILLDLGLKSDNIMLDIGAGIGYFTFPATEIVGNSGKVVAVDTSKEMLKELQSRVSQSCASNIEIVLSQEYDFPVNRSYFDFALMSTVLHEIEDKPRFLKAAGSVLKKNGTLAVIEWIKRPMERGPSVTDRIEVSEVEKLLVLSGFSEVKSWNYNEYFYLVVGQKS; from the coding sequence ATGAGCACGAATGCCACTCCCATTAGAAAAGGAGAACCTATGCCGCACAAATTTGATCCCAAGAATATAGGCCGGTTAGATAATCCTGAACGGATGAAAATACTTCCTCCCAAAGAAATTTTATTGGATCTGGGATTGAAGTCTGATAATATTATGCTTGATATCGGCGCGGGAATTGGTTATTTCACCTTTCCAGCAACCGAGATAGTTGGAAATTCTGGTAAAGTGGTTGCGGTTGATACCTCAAAAGAGATGCTTAAGGAGCTACAATCCAGAGTATCCCAATCTTGTGCCAGCAACATTGAAATTGTCTTATCACAGGAATATGATTTTCCGGTGAATCGGAGTTATTTTGATTTTGCCTTAATGAGTACTGTTTTGCATGAAATAGAAGATAAACCACGGTTCTTAAAAGCCGCAGGCTCTGTCCTGAAAAAAAATGGTACTCTGGCTGTTATCGAGTGGATAAAAAGACCGATGGAAAGAGGCCCTTCGGTGACTGATAGGATTGAAGTCTCTGAGGTAGAAAAACTTTTAGTTCTTTCAGGTTTCTCAGAGGTTAAGAGCTGGAACTATAATGAATATTTTTATTTAGTGGTCGGTCAGAAAAGCTAA
- a CDS encoding rhodanese-like domain-containing protein, with amino-acid sequence MQKGEITSDNVTTKKVQQKLNYKDISPLAAKKLLSSNKKAILLDVRTNQEYEEIHIPGSMLIPLDQINTGAKKNLKNKNAIIIIYCRSGRRSVLAANELLEMGYKNIYNLGGIKDWPYEVEKDSPI; translated from the coding sequence ATGCAAAAAGGAGAAATTACTTCAGATAATGTGACAACAAAAAAAGTTCAACAAAAATTAAACTATAAAGACATCTCACCGCTGGCAGCAAAAAAGCTCTTATCCAGCAATAAAAAAGCAATCCTCCTGGATGTACGGACTAACCAGGAATATGAAGAAATCCATATTCCCGGAAGCATGCTTATACCCCTTGATCAAATTAACACTGGTGCAAAAAAGAATTTAAAGAACAAGAATGCAATAATTATTATCTATTGCAGAAGTGGAAGAAGAAGTGTTCTCGCTGCAAATGAGTTACTGGAGATGGGCTATAAAAACATTTATAACCTTGGTGGCATCAAAGATTGGCCTTATGAGGTAGAAAAAGACAGTCCTATCTGA
- a CDS encoding chromate transporter, producing MPSLRDMIKTSLYIGATGYGGPAILAHMKTVLVREKKWISEKQFMEGLSLAQLLPGAIGVTLMGYIGYKFRKYLGAIIMPLFFAMPAFILITALTWAYFRYGQLLFVKSLFAGLGALVIALLLNALVNLGKAVFPKLSWNDYKGIIISLLSFSGIFFLHINIIFLIMLSGLFGLGFYYFTGEFEKTGKSTKDESVEIRSEETATARYGIMDTILPIFIFLLFIGVVVLSPARVLFGEFFKIGMLAFGGGFTSIPLMQHEIVDAHHWVDLLQFRDGIAMGQITPGPVLITAAFIGYKVLGIFGAIVSTAAIFIPSLLAILALGSFHSKIKNLKLTKVIIKGFLAGFLGLILATIINFGITSLINWQTWSIFAVASVILLYFKKDPVWVILGTIVVSLVIL from the coding sequence ATGCCAAGTCTCAGAGATATGATCAAGACCAGTTTATATATTGGGGCTACAGGATATGGCGGTCCTGCAATACTTGCTCATATGAAAACGGTCTTAGTTCGAGAGAAGAAATGGATATCGGAAAAGCAGTTTATGGAAGGGCTTAGCCTTGCGCAGCTTTTACCTGGAGCAATCGGGGTTACTCTGATGGGGTATATCGGATACAAGTTCCGAAAGTATCTGGGTGCTATTATAATGCCGCTCTTCTTCGCTATGCCGGCATTTATACTTATTACCGCACTAACCTGGGCCTATTTTCGTTATGGACAGCTACTCTTTGTTAAATCACTTTTTGCAGGACTCGGTGCACTGGTAATCGCACTGCTGCTTAACGCGCTCGTGAATCTAGGAAAAGCCGTCTTTCCAAAGTTATCGTGGAATGATTATAAAGGAATTATTATTTCTTTACTTTCTTTTTCCGGTATCTTTTTCCTTCATATTAATATTATCTTTTTAATAATGCTTTCAGGTCTTTTTGGGCTTGGCTTCTATTACTTCACGGGTGAATTTGAAAAAACCGGTAAAAGCACGAAGGATGAATCAGTGGAAATCAGATCAGAAGAGACTGCGACTGCGAGGTATGGGATAATGGATACCATTCTTCCTATCTTTATTTTCTTGCTGTTTATCGGTGTAGTAGTCCTTTCTCCTGCCAGAGTTTTGTTCGGTGAATTCTTTAAAATCGGTATGCTGGCATTTGGCGGAGGGTTTACTTCTATTCCTTTAATGCAGCATGAGATTGTCGATGCTCATCACTGGGTCGATTTATTGCAATTCAGGGATGGAATTGCCATGGGACAGATTACTCCCGGACCAGTACTAATCACTGCGGCTTTTATTGGCTATAAGGTTTTGGGCATATTTGGAGCGATAGTCTCAACGGCAGCTATCTTTATCCCGTCCTTACTTGCTATACTCGCATTAGGATCATTCCATAGTAAAATTAAGAATCTCAAATTAACGAAAGTTATCATTAAAGGTTTTCTCGCTGGATTTCTGGGACTTATATTGGCAACCATCATCAATTTTGGAATAACGTCGCTGATTAACTGGCAAACCTGGAGCATATTTGCGGTAGCTTCGGTTATACTGCTTTACTTTAAGAAAGACCCCGTATGGGTAATTCTTGGGACAATTGTAGTATCGCTGGTAATATTATGA
- a CDS encoding 4Fe-4S ferredoxin, with the protein MSIIVNNAKCPQNHPCPSIRVCPVGALTQIGFKAPEVDEEKCIDCGKCARFCPMGALVLKK; encoded by the coding sequence ATGTCTATTATAGTTAACAATGCAAAATGCCCGCAGAATCACCCATGTCCATCTATCCGGGTATGCCCTGTTGGTGCGCTGACACAGATTGGTTTTAAAGCTCCGGAAGTTGATGAAGAGAAATGTATTGATTGTGGAAAATGTGCTCGCTTTTGTCCGATGGGCGCATTAGTATTGAAGAAATAA